A single genomic interval of Pyrus communis chromosome 5, drPyrComm1.1, whole genome shotgun sequence harbors:
- the LOC137734494 gene encoding uncharacterized protein encodes MALFLNKLASRVPGLHAVDVDVRLDILRKDEHKLEQVALGREFHICLRRTVPIRVHQIDSLVTMLRQKLQIQRRYWIDFSKWEVFVNDDQTRTFVSIEVIAAGSAEV; translated from the exons ATGGCCTTGTTTTTGAACAAGCTAGCTTCTCGGGTGCCTGGTCTCCATGCCGTTGACGTTGACGTCCGGCTTGACATTCTGCGTAAGGACGAGCATAAACTTGAACAAGTTGCTTTAGGTAGAGAGTTCCATATATGTCTCAGAAGAACTGTTCCGATTCGGGTGCACCAGATTGATTCCTTGGTGACAATGCTGCGGCAGAAGCTTCAGATTCAGAGGCG GTATTGGATTGATTTTAGcaagtgggaggtttttgttaaCGATGATCAGACCCGGACCTTTGTGTCGATCGAAGTCATTGCTGCTGGGTCAGCTGAGGTATGA
- the LOC137733690 gene encoding protein ORANGE-GREEN, chloroplastic-like — MHCLQSSDNLKLYYAFCYSIIAGFILFGGLIAPSLELKLGIGGTSYKDFIVNMHLPLQLSQVDPIVASFSGGAVGVISALMVVEINNVKQQEHKRCKYCLGTGYLACARCSSTGTLVLTEPVSTVDGGNQPLSLPKTERCSNCSGAGKVMCPTCLCTGMAMASEHDPRIDPFD; from the exons ATGCATTGCTTGCAGAGTTCAGACAACCTTAAGCTGTATTATGCtttttgttattcaattattgcGGGGTTTATCCTTTTTGGTGGCCTCATAGCTCCCTCC TTGGAGTTGAAGTTGGGAATAGGAGGCACATCGTATAAAGATTTTATAGTAAATATGCATCTGCCATTGCAGTTGAG TCAAGTTGATCCCATAGTGGCGTCGTTCTCTGGAGGAGCAGTCGGAGTGATCTCAGCATTGATGGTAGTTGAAATAAACAATGTGAAACAGCAGGAGCATAAGCGATGCAAATATTGTCTTGGAACTG GATATCTTGCTTGTGCTCGTTGCTCCAGCACTGGAACCCTTGTTCTTACCGAACCAGTTTCAACAGTTGATGGCGGAAACCAGCCCCTTTCACTGCCAAAAACTGAAAGATGTTCAAATTGCTCAGGAGCGGGAAAG GTAATGTGCCCGACATGCCTTTGCACGGGAATGGCGATGGCAAGTGAACACGACCCTCGGATCGACCCCTTTGATTAG